The proteins below come from a single Piscinibacter gummiphilus genomic window:
- a CDS encoding tetratricopeptide repeat-containing diguanylate cyclase, which yields MKNPQSPYATPPLDELLRQAEDAAGRDEHARGIELALRAEALAREAHDKVSLTRALRLLVMFNSREGLAEQAIAAGQAVLPMLREAGDDAARADVLCDMAMAFLDLGLNQEALDHVSESVEAARACGDARLLCLAYNRIGLAKAHLGRFEEAERFLAESLAMAREMGSEEETYRALTNLGVVASDAFDACESRADVAGAREAIDRAKRHGEEALILARTSGNAYREALTLSNLGRYLGVSGQDKAAFVLLDRARALALEHGHRSLGLACEGNRAELLVRLGRHDDAIAILNEALGGAQELYANSMVQDMHRHLYLAHKARGDFAEALAHHERYHALTREQLEQRNDAQSRLMMNRLELDQARFGAERSRMEAELQRVRAEQMAAEAERLQAQTRELRRYVLADPLTGLGNRRQVERELPRLLQHSARTGEPIAAAMLDLDHFKRVNDQHGHAVGDAVLTATADLFRARVRGGDLIARMGGEEFLIVFAHASAAWAREACERLRQAVQDHDWAGVSPGLAVTVSIGLCVRAAPVEATQLIEQADAALYEAKKGGRNRVVVADSYDPGAPQQRLL from the coding sequence ATGAAGAACCCGCAATCGCCTTACGCGACGCCGCCGCTCGACGAGCTGCTGCGCCAGGCTGAAGACGCCGCCGGGCGCGACGAGCACGCCCGCGGCATCGAGCTGGCGCTGCGGGCCGAGGCGCTTGCGCGCGAAGCGCACGACAAGGTCAGCCTCACCCGCGCGCTGCGCCTCCTGGTGATGTTCAACAGCCGCGAAGGCCTGGCCGAGCAGGCCATCGCGGCGGGCCAGGCGGTGCTGCCCATGCTGCGCGAGGCCGGCGACGACGCTGCGCGCGCCGACGTGCTGTGCGACATGGCCATGGCCTTCCTCGACCTCGGCCTCAACCAGGAAGCGCTCGACCATGTGAGCGAAAGCGTGGAGGCAGCGCGAGCCTGTGGCGACGCCCGGCTGCTGTGCCTCGCCTACAACCGCATCGGCCTCGCCAAGGCGCACCTGGGGCGCTTCGAGGAGGCCGAGCGCTTCCTTGCCGAATCGCTCGCGATGGCGCGCGAGATGGGCAGCGAGGAGGAAACCTACCGCGCGCTCACCAACCTCGGCGTGGTGGCCTCCGATGCGTTCGATGCCTGCGAGTCGCGCGCCGACGTCGCCGGCGCCCGCGAGGCCATCGACCGCGCCAAGCGCCATGGCGAAGAGGCGCTGATCCTCGCGCGCACCTCGGGCAACGCCTATCGAGAGGCGCTGACGCTGTCCAACCTCGGCCGCTACCTCGGCGTGAGCGGGCAGGACAAGGCGGCGTTCGTGCTGCTCGACCGCGCCCGCGCGCTGGCGCTGGAGCACGGCCACCGTTCGCTGGGCCTGGCCTGCGAGGGCAACCGGGCCGAGCTGCTGGTGCGGCTGGGGCGGCATGACGACGCCATCGCCATCCTCAACGAAGCGCTGGGTGGCGCGCAGGAGCTGTACGCCAACTCGATGGTGCAGGACATGCACCGCCACCTCTACCTCGCACACAAGGCGCGGGGCGACTTCGCCGAAGCGCTGGCGCACCACGAGCGCTACCACGCGCTCACGCGCGAGCAGCTCGAGCAGCGCAACGACGCGCAGTCGCGCCTCATGATGAACCGGCTCGAGCTCGACCAAGCCCGCTTCGGCGCCGAGCGCTCGCGCATGGAGGCCGAGTTGCAGCGCGTGCGCGCCGAGCAGATGGCCGCCGAAGCCGAACGCCTGCAGGCGCAGACCCGCGAGCTTCGCCGCTACGTGCTGGCCGACCCGCTCACCGGCCTCGGCAACCGGCGCCAGGTCGAGCGCGAGCTGCCCCGCCTGTTGCAGCACAGCGCCCGCACCGGCGAGCCGATCGCCGCCGCGATGCTCGACCTCGACCACTTCAAGCGCGTGAACGACCAACACGGCCACGCGGTCGGCGACGCGGTGCTCACGGCCACTGCCGATCTTTTCCGTGCCCGCGTGCGCGGTGGCGACCTCATCGCCCGCATGGGCGGCGAGGAGTTCCTCATCGTATTCGCCCACGCCTCTGCCGCCTGGGCCCGCGAGGCCTGCGAGCGGCTGCGCCAGGCGGTGCAAGACCACGACTGGGCCGGGGTGTCACCGGGTCTTGCAGTCACCGTCAGCATCGGCCTGTGCGTGCGCGCAGCGCCGGTCGAAGCGACCCAGCTCATCGAGCAGGCCGATGCGGCCTTGTACGAGGCCAAGAAGGGCGGCCGCAACCGGGTCGTGGTGGCCGACTCCTACGACCCCGGCGCGCCGCAGCAGAGGCTTCTTTGA
- a CDS encoding VanZ family protein gives MSSLAPLRLRALTRILQANRGWQLLLALLVGVVCYLAFTPTPPQLATAWWDKANHSLAFLALTFTACLAFPRPGRGVWLVIVGLLAFGAGIEVVQAFVPGRSCEWADLLADSVGIAAGVLVTLPLRSAVTSRR, from the coding sequence ATGAGTTCACTTGCTCCCCTTCGCCTTCGGGCCCTGACCCGCATCCTCCAGGCGAACCGTGGCTGGCAGCTGCTGCTTGCGCTGCTGGTGGGCGTGGTGTGCTATCTCGCGTTCACCCCCACACCGCCACAACTGGCGACTGCGTGGTGGGACAAGGCGAATCACTCGCTGGCGTTTCTCGCGCTGACCTTCACCGCCTGCCTGGCGTTCCCGCGGCCCGGGCGCGGCGTGTGGCTCGTCATCGTGGGCCTGCTCGCCTTCGGCGCGGGCATCGAGGTGGTGCAGGCCTTCGTGCCAGGGCGCAGCTGCGAGTGGGCGGATCTTCTGGCCGACAGTGTCGGCATCGCGGCGGGCGTGCTGGTCACGCTGCCGCTGCGCAGCGCCGTGACCTCACGGCGCTGA
- a CDS encoding DUF4212 domain-containing protein, giving the protein MCAQEGRPMEPSDKHHAYWRANLRVTGLLVFVWFFVTFVIGWFARDLDFNFFGWPFSFWVAAQGALVVYVLIIGFYAWYMGRLDRRHGVADEE; this is encoded by the coding sequence GTGTGCGCACAAGAGGGCCGCCCGATGGAGCCGAGCGACAAACATCACGCCTACTGGCGAGCCAACCTGCGGGTCACCGGCCTGCTGGTGTTCGTGTGGTTCTTCGTGACCTTCGTGATCGGCTGGTTCGCGCGCGACCTCGACTTCAACTTCTTCGGCTGGCCGTTCAGCTTCTGGGTAGCGGCGCAGGGCGCGCTCGTCGTCTACGTGCTGATCATCGGCTTCTACGCCTGGTACATGGGCCGGCTCGACCGCCGGCACGGCGTGGCTGACGAGGAGTAG
- a CDS encoding histidine phosphatase family protein, producing the protein MGTVYLVRHGQASFGADNYDQLSDLGMRQCVRLGEYFRNKGVKFDAALVGTLERQKQSLACIAEGLQTPIDPLSWPGLNEYDSKAVVQAIHPEPLERPTTPELVREHFRLLREGLAAWIEGKTKPEGMISHADFVSGITSALDHVRATHYGKNVLVVSSGGPISTIVAHTLGAPLNAMIEINLRIRNSSVSELTFTPKRHSLVTYNTLPHLDSAEHQSWITYA; encoded by the coding sequence ATGGGGACCGTCTACCTCGTTCGCCACGGCCAGGCCTCATTCGGCGCCGACAACTACGACCAGCTGAGCGACCTCGGCATGCGCCAGTGCGTGCGGCTGGGGGAGTACTTCCGGAACAAGGGCGTCAAGTTCGATGCGGCGCTGGTCGGCACGCTGGAGCGGCAGAAGCAGTCGCTCGCCTGCATCGCCGAGGGCCTGCAGACGCCCATCGACCCGCTCTCCTGGCCTGGCCTCAACGAGTACGACAGCAAAGCGGTGGTGCAGGCGATCCACCCGGAGCCCCTGGAGCGCCCCACCACCCCCGAACTGGTGCGCGAGCACTTCCGCCTGTTGCGCGAAGGCCTGGCGGCGTGGATCGAGGGCAAGACCAAGCCCGAGGGCATGATCAGCCATGCCGATTTCGTGAGCGGCATCACGAGCGCGCTCGACCACGTGCGCGCCACGCACTACGGCAAGAACGTGCTGGTGGTGTCGAGCGGCGGGCCGATCTCGACCATCGTCGCCCACACACTGGGTGCGCCGCTGAACGCGATGATCGAAATCAACCTGCGCATCCGCAACAGCTCGGTCAGCGAACTCACCTTCACGCCGAAGCGGCATTCGCTGGTGACCTACAACACGCTGCCGCACCTCGACAGCGCCGAGCACCAGTCCTGGATCACCTACGCCTGA
- a CDS encoding class 1 fructose-bisphosphatase, whose amino-acid sequence MSQKRVSLTQYLVEQQRQHGHIPGELRLLLEVVARACKRISISVNKGALGDVLGSATSENVQGEVQKKLDIIANEVLIEANEWGGALAAMASEEMEGIYVVPNRYPQGEYLLLFDPLDGSSNIDVNVSIGTIFSVLKKPGDHEGVSEKDFLQAGKQQVAAGYCVYGPQTTLVLTVGDGVAMFTLDREQGSWVLTAEDVKIPEDTKEFAINMSNMRHWAPPMKRYIDECLAGKTGPRGKDFNMRWIASMVADVHRILTRGGVFMYPWDQREPEKPGKLRLMYEANPMGFLVEQAGGAATNCKQRILDIEPGKLHERVSVVLGSKNEVERITSYHNEGASA is encoded by the coding sequence ATGAGCCAGAAGCGAGTCAGCCTCACGCAATACCTCGTCGAGCAGCAGCGCCAGCACGGCCACATTCCGGGCGAGCTGCGCCTGCTGCTCGAGGTCGTGGCCCGCGCCTGCAAGCGCATCAGCATCAGCGTCAACAAGGGCGCGCTTGGCGACGTGCTCGGCTCGGCCACGAGCGAGAACGTGCAGGGCGAGGTGCAGAAGAAGCTCGACATCATCGCCAACGAGGTGCTGATCGAGGCCAACGAATGGGGCGGCGCGCTCGCCGCGATGGCCAGCGAAGAGATGGAAGGCATCTACGTGGTGCCCAACCGCTACCCGCAGGGCGAATACCTGCTGCTGTTCGATCCGCTCGACGGCTCGTCGAACATCGACGTCAACGTGAGCATCGGCACCATCTTCTCGGTGCTCAAGAAGCCCGGCGACCATGAAGGCGTGAGCGAGAAAGATTTCCTGCAGGCCGGCAAGCAGCAGGTCGCCGCCGGCTACTGCGTGTACGGCCCGCAGACCACGCTCGTGCTCACCGTGGGCGATGGCGTGGCGATGTTCACGCTCGACCGCGAGCAGGGCTCGTGGGTGCTGACCGCCGAAGACGTGAAGATCCCGGAAGACACCAAGGAATTCGCGATCAACATGAGCAACATGCGCCACTGGGCGCCGCCCATGAAGCGCTACATCGACGAATGCCTGGCCGGCAAGACCGGCCCGCGTGGCAAGGACTTCAACATGCGCTGGATCGCCAGCATGGTGGCCGACGTGCACCGCATCCTCACCCGCGGTGGCGTCTTCATGTACCCGTGGGACCAGCGCGAGCCCGAGAAGCCGGGCAAGCTGCGCCTGATGTACGAAGCGAACCCGATGGGCTTCCTGGTGGAACAGGCGGGTGGGGCGGCCACGAACTGCAAGCAGCGCATCCTCGACATCGAGCCGGGCAAGCTGCACGAGCGCGTGAGCGTGGTGCTGGGCTCGAAGAACGAGGTCGAGCGCATCACGTCGTACCACAACGAAGGCGCGAGCGCCTGA
- the pepN gene encoding aminopeptidase N produces the protein MREGTAPLIRREDYAPPAYWIRTVDLTFDLDPVKTMVINRMQVERNAALPPQPLRLHGEDITLTRVLVNNESVSFRHEDGMLVIDSLPDAPFTLEIRNTCCPEKNTQLSGLYTSGGGFFTQCEAEGFRRITYFLDRPDVMAVYTVTLRAAKKQYPVLLSNGNLVEQGEMMAGVYGPRHYAKWHDPFPKPSYLFALVAADLVTREQLIRTRSGKEHLLQVHVRRGDLEKTEHAMNSLIASVVWDEARFGLPLDLERFMIVAVGDFNMGAMENKGLNIFNTKYVLANPATATDVDYAGIESVVGHEYFHNWTGNRITCRDWFQLSLKEGLTVFRDQEFSMDMAGTPTARAVKRIEDVRTLRQVQFPEDAGSMAHPVRPDSYVEINNFYTATVYEKGSEVVRMMQTLVGRDGFARGITKYFERHDGQAVTCDDFAQAIADANPDSPLATLLPQFKRWYSQAGTPRVTARGRYDAPTRTYTLGIEQTALPSPRQPVKQAYVIPLAMGLVGRDGSALPLQLEGEAAPVGTERVLVLNEARSFFTFVNVDQEPVPSLLRGFSAPVVLNDHLADADLLTLLQHDSDAFNRWEAGQRLALNRLLAGVNGTGPAQLDDAFIEAMRSVLRHPGLDAAFKDLALTLPSEGYVAEQLTTVDPQRIHAVREGMLLQLAQALRADWEWAYEAHQVKGGYSPDPVSSGRRALANLSLAMLCRDAVARHDAVWPGRAYERFKDAGNMTDRLGSLVALVHAHSELAELALQRFHTLFKDEALVIDKWFALQVTAPEKDGRVFERAKILLKHPDFSLKNPNRARSLIAALCMNNPAAFHRADAAGYVFWAERILELDSINPQLAARLARVMDRWTQLAEPYRSAAAEALRRVAAKPDLSSDVAEIVNRALQQETTTP, from the coding sequence ATGCGTGAAGGCACCGCCCCCCTGATCCGCCGCGAAGACTACGCGCCACCCGCGTACTGGATCCGCACGGTCGACCTGACCTTCGACCTCGACCCGGTCAAGACGATGGTCATCAACCGCATGCAGGTCGAGCGCAACGCGGCCCTGCCGCCGCAGCCGCTGCGCCTGCACGGCGAAGACATCACGCTCACGCGGGTGCTCGTCAACAACGAGTCGGTGTCGTTCCGGCACGAAGACGGCATGCTGGTGATCGACTCGCTGCCCGACGCGCCCTTCACGCTGGAGATCCGCAACACCTGCTGCCCGGAGAAGAACACGCAGCTCTCGGGCCTCTACACCTCGGGTGGCGGGTTCTTCACACAATGCGAGGCGGAGGGCTTCCGCCGCATCACCTATTTCCTCGACCGGCCGGACGTGATGGCGGTCTACACGGTGACGCTGCGCGCCGCGAAGAAGCAGTACCCCGTGCTGCTCTCCAACGGCAACCTCGTCGAGCAGGGCGAGATGATGGCCGGCGTGTATGGCCCGCGGCACTACGCGAAGTGGCACGACCCGTTCCCGAAGCCGAGCTACCTCTTCGCGCTGGTCGCGGCCGACCTCGTTACACGCGAGCAGCTGATCCGCACGCGCTCGGGCAAGGAGCACCTGCTGCAAGTGCACGTGCGCCGCGGCGATCTCGAGAAGACCGAGCACGCGATGAACTCGCTGATCGCGTCTGTCGTGTGGGACGAAGCCCGCTTCGGCCTGCCCCTGGATCTGGAGCGCTTCATGATCGTCGCCGTGGGCGACTTCAACATGGGCGCGATGGAGAACAAGGGCCTGAACATCTTCAACACGAAGTACGTTCTGGCCAACCCGGCGACTGCTACCGATGTGGACTACGCCGGCATCGAGAGCGTGGTCGGCCACGAGTACTTCCACAACTGGACCGGCAACCGGATCACCTGCCGCGACTGGTTCCAGCTGAGCCTGAAGGAGGGCCTCACGGTCTTCCGCGACCAGGAGTTCAGCATGGACATGGCCGGCACGCCCACCGCGCGCGCGGTGAAGCGCATCGAGGACGTGCGCACGCTGCGCCAGGTGCAGTTCCCAGAAGACGCCGGCAGCATGGCCCACCCCGTGCGGCCCGACAGCTACGTCGAGATCAACAACTTCTACACCGCCACTGTCTACGAGAAGGGCTCGGAGGTGGTGCGCATGATGCAGACCCTGGTGGGCCGTGACGGCTTCGCCCGTGGCATCACGAAATACTTCGAGCGCCACGACGGCCAGGCCGTGACCTGCGACGACTTCGCCCAGGCCATCGCCGATGCCAACCCCGACAGCCCGCTCGCCACGCTCCTGCCGCAGTTCAAGCGCTGGTACAGCCAGGCCGGCACGCCGCGGGTCACCGCACGGGGCCGCTACGACGCACCGACCCGCACCTACACCCTCGGCATCGAGCAAACCGCCCTGCCCTCGCCCAGACAGCCGGTGAAGCAGGCCTATGTGATCCCGCTCGCAATGGGCCTCGTGGGCCGCGACGGCAGCGCGCTGCCGCTGCAACTGGAAGGCGAAGCCGCCCCGGTCGGCACCGAGCGCGTGCTGGTCCTCAACGAAGCACGCAGCTTCTTCACCTTCGTCAACGTCGACCAGGAGCCGGTGCCTTCGCTGCTGCGCGGGTTCTCGGCGCCCGTGGTGCTCAACGACCATCTGGCGGACGCCGACCTGCTGACGCTGCTTCAGCACGACTCCGACGCCTTCAATCGCTGGGAAGCCGGCCAGCGCCTCGCGCTCAATCGCCTGCTGGCCGGCGTGAACGGCACCGGCCCGGCGCAGCTCGACGACGCCTTCATCGAGGCCATGCGCTCGGTGCTGCGCCACCCCGGGCTCGACGCCGCCTTCAAGGACCTGGCGCTCACGCTGCCGAGCGAAGGCTATGTGGCCGAGCAGTTGACGACCGTCGACCCGCAGCGCATCCATGCCGTGCGCGAAGGCATGCTGCTGCAACTGGCGCAGGCCTTGCGCGCCGATTGGGAGTGGGCCTACGAGGCGCACCAGGTCAAGGGTGGCTACTCGCCCGACCCGGTCTCCTCGGGCCGCCGTGCGCTCGCCAACCTGTCGCTCGCGATGCTGTGCCGCGATGCGGTGGCCCGCCACGACGCCGTGTGGCCGGGCCGCGCCTACGAGCGCTTCAAGGACGCCGGCAACATGACCGACCGCCTCGGTTCCCTCGTCGCCCTCGTGCACGCGCACTCGGAGCTGGCCGAGCTGGCGCTGCAGCGCTTCCACACCCTGTTCAAGGACGAGGCCCTCGTCATCGACAAGTGGTTCGCGCTGCAAGTCACGGCGCCGGAGAAGGATGGCCGCGTGTTCGAGCGCGCCAAGATCCTGCTCAAGCACCCCGATTTCTCGCTCAAGAACCCGAATCGCGCCCGCAGCCTGATCGCCGCGCTGTGCATGAACAACCCGGCCGCCTTCCACCGCGCCGATGCGGCGGGCTACGTGTTCTGGGCCGAGCGCATCCTGGAACTCGACAGCATCAACCCGCAGCTCGCCGCCCGCCTCGCGCGCGTGATGGACCGCTGGACGCAGCTGGCCGAGCCCTACCGCTCGGCCGCCGCCGAAGCGCTGCGCCGCGTGGCCGCCAAACCCGATCTGTCGAGCGACGTCGCCGAGATCGTCAATCGCGCCCTTCAACAGGAAACCACGACACCATGA
- the prfB gene encoding peptide chain release factor 2 (programmed frameshift) encodes MDVEHINAIGNSLADLSRRTVDLRGYLDYDRKALRLNEVNAALENPKVWDDPKRAQELGREKRTLEQVVETINHLTTNLADNTELYDMAKAEGDEGSLQAIEAETAKLEETVKQLEFRRMFNNPADPSNCFIDIQAGAGGTEACDWASMLLRQYLKYCERKGFKTTMEDETPGDIAGIKSATIKVEGDYAFGLLRTETGVHRLVRKSPFDSAGGRHTSFASLFVYPEIDDSIEIEINPSDVRTDTFRASGAGGQHINKTDSAVRLTHIPTGIVVQCQDGRSQHSNRDVAWKRLRSRLYDHEMRKRQEEQQKLEDTKTDVGWGHQIRSYVLDQSRIKDLRTNVEISNTQKVLDGDLDAFIEASLKQGV; translated from the exons ATGGACGTCGAACACATCAATGCCATTGGCAACTCCCTGGCCGACCTGAGCCGCCGCACGGTCGACCTTCGGGGGTATCTT GACTACGATCGCAAAGCACTGCGACTGAACGAAGTCAACGCCGCACTGGAGAACCCCAAGGTCTGGGACGACCCCAAGCGCGCGCAGGAGCTGGGGCGCGAGAAGCGCACGCTGGAGCAGGTGGTCGAGACGATCAACCACCTCACCACCAACCTGGCCGACAACACCGAGCTGTACGACATGGCCAAGGCCGAGGGCGACGAAGGCTCGCTTCAGGCCATCGAAGCCGAGACGGCCAAGCTCGAAGAGACCGTCAAGCAGCTTGAATTCCGCCGGATGTTCAACAACCCGGCCGACCCGAGCAACTGCTTCATCGACATCCAGGCCGGCGCCGGCGGCACCGAGGCCTGCGACTGGGCGAGCATGCTGCTGCGCCAGTACTTGAAGTACTGCGAGCGCAAGGGTTTCAAGACGACGATGGAAGACGAGACGCCGGGCGACATCGCCGGCATCAAGAGCGCCACCATCAAGGTGGAGGGCGACTACGCCTTCGGCCTGCTGCGCACCGAGACCGGCGTGCACCGCCTGGTGCGCAAGAGCCCGTTCGACTCGGCCGGCGGCCGGCACACGAGCTTCGCGTCGCTCTTCGTCTACCCCGAGATCGACGACTCGATCGAGATCGAGATCAACCCGTCCGACGTGCGCACCGACACCTTCCGCGCCAGCGGCGCCGGCGGCCAGCACATCAACAAGACCGACTCGGCGGTGCGGCTCACGCACATCCCGACCGGCATCGTGGTGCAGTGCCAGGACGGCCGCAGCCAGCACAGCAACCGCGACGTGGCGTGGAAGCGCCTGCGCTCGCGCCTGTACGACCACGAGATGCGCAAGCGCCAGGAAGAGCAGCAGAAGCTCGAAGACACCAAGACCGACGTGGGCTGGGGCCACCAGATCCGCTCTTACGTGCTCGACCAGAGCCGCATCAAGGACCTGCGCACCAACGTCGAGATCTCCAACACCCAGAAGGTGCTGGACGGTGACCTCGACGCGTTCATCGAAGCGAGCCTGAAACAGGGCGTGTGA
- a CDS encoding alpha/beta hydrolase, with product MTDTAYVARRASRSEFLPIRGLKYHLRHWGDPKTVSPERPPLVMMHGWMDVGASFQFVVDALSDDRYIVAADWRGFGLTETPNEDSYWFADYLGDLDGIVDAVLKPFPGLEQIDLVGHSMGGNVVMLYGGVRPARIRRLVNLEGFGMPATVPKMAPKRYAAWLDELKQPVEIRPYASQAAVAARLQKTNPLLRSDRAHWLAGHWSKQDENGLWQILGDPAHKRSNPLLYQRDEVVACWAQISAPLLWVEGDQTDAGKWWNGRYTKDEFHERLKVVPSPVTKAVLSPAGHMLHHDQPEALARHLEAFLAG from the coding sequence ATGACCGATACCGCCTATGTGGCGCGGCGTGCGAGCCGCAGCGAGTTCCTCCCCATCCGGGGCCTGAAGTACCACCTGCGCCACTGGGGCGACCCCAAGACCGTCAGCCCCGAGCGCCCGCCACTGGTGATGATGCATGGCTGGATGGACGTGGGCGCCTCGTTCCAGTTCGTGGTCGACGCGCTCTCGGACGACCGCTACATCGTGGCCGCCGACTGGCGCGGCTTCGGCCTCACCGAGACACCGAACGAAGACAGCTACTGGTTCGCCGACTACCTGGGCGACCTCGACGGCATCGTCGACGCGGTGCTCAAGCCCTTCCCCGGGCTGGAGCAGATCGACCTCGTGGGCCACAGCATGGGTGGCAACGTGGTCATGCTCTATGGCGGCGTGCGCCCCGCGCGCATCCGCCGGCTGGTCAACCTTGAAGGCTTCGGCATGCCGGCCACCGTGCCCAAGATGGCGCCCAAGCGCTACGCGGCCTGGCTAGACGAGCTGAAGCAGCCGGTCGAGATCCGCCCCTACGCCAGCCAGGCGGCCGTCGCGGCCCGGCTGCAGAAGACCAACCCGCTGCTGCGCAGCGACCGCGCGCACTGGCTGGCCGGCCACTGGTCGAAGCAGGATGAGAATGGCCTCTGGCAGATCCTCGGCGACCCGGCGCACAAGCGCAGCAACCCGCTGCTGTATCAGCGCGACGAGGTCGTGGCCTGCTGGGCGCAGATCAGCGCCCCGCTGCTGTGGGTGGAAGGCGACCAGACGGACGCCGGCAAATGGTGGAACGGCCGCTACACGAAGGACGAGTTCCACGAGCGGCTGAAAGTGGTGCCCTCACCCGTCACCAAGGCCGTGCTCTCCCCCGCCGGCCACATGCTTCACCACGACCAGCCCGAGGCATTGGCCCGACATCTGGAGGCCTTCCTCGCAGGGTAA